Proteins encoded within one genomic window of Saccharomyces paradoxus chromosome V, complete sequence:
- a CDS encoding Mg-dependent acid phosphatase (Magnesium-dependent acid phosphatase~similar to YER134C): MTGYPDVAAFDLDYTVWPCYCDTHLHGPFKPVKSRNGEVLTIICRDGYELTIYKDIPRILSDLKDNEVKLMTASRTWAPEIAQEILKIFKVKYGGVLTPLANLFDEFQWGERSKIGHLRDGLKDLYNTSDLRSKKICLFDDESRNKEVEEYGVKFVYVRDPENGPSWKLYQDYLSGKI; the protein is encoded by the coding sequence ATGACTGGATACCCTGACGTAGCCGCCTTTGATTTGGATTACACAGTTTGGCCCTGCTATTGCGACACTCATTTGCACGGTCCCTTTAAGCCAGTGAAAAGTAGAAATGGCGAAGTTCTCACAATTATATGCAGAGATGGTTACGAGCTCACAATCTACAAAGATATTCCACGTATATTAAGTGATTTGAAGGATAATGAAGTCAAGCTAATGACCGCATCACGAACATGGGCCCCTGAAATTGCCCAGGAAAtactgaaaatattcaaagtTAAGTATGGTGGTGTCTTAACTCCGTTGGCCAACCTCTTCGATGAATTTCAATGGGGAGAAAGAAGTAAAATTGGTCATTTGAGGGACGGTTTGAAAGATCTTTATAACACCAGTGATTTGAGGTCCAAAAAGATTTGCTTATTCGATGATGAAAGTAGAAACAAAGAAGTGGAGGAATACGGCGTCAAATTTGTTTATGTAAGAGACCCAGAAAATGGCCCGTCTTGGAAACTTTATCAAGATTACCTGAGTGGAAAGATTTGA
- the GDI1 gene encoding Gdi1p (GDP dissociation inhibitor~similar to YER136W): protein MDQETIDTDYDVIVLGTGITECILSGLLSVDGKKVLHIDKQDHYGGEAASVTLSQLYEKFKQNPISKEERESKFGKDRDWNVDLIPKFLMANGELTNILIHTDVTRYVDFKQVSGSYVFKQGKIYKVPANEIEAISSPLMGIFEKRRMKKFLEWISSYKEDDLSTHQGLDLDKNTMDEVYYKFGLGNSTKEFIGHAMALWTNDDYLQQPARPSFERILLYCQSVARYGKSPYLYPMYGLGELPQGFARLSAIYGGTYMLDTPIDEVLYKEDTGKFEGVKTKLGTFKAPLVIADPTYFPEKCKSTGQRVIRAICILNHPVPNTSNADSLQIIIPQSQLGRKSDIYVAIVSDAHNVCSKGHYLAIISTIIETDKPHIELEPAFKLLGPIEEKFMGIAELFEPREDGSKDNIYLSRSYDASSHFESMTDDVKDIYFRVTGHPLVLKQRQEQEKQ, encoded by the coding sequence ATGGATCAAGAAACAATAGACACAGACTACGACGTGATCGTATTGGGTACCGGTATTACCGAATGTATCTTATCTGGTTTACTCTCTGTAGATGGGAAAAAAGTATTGCATATTGACAAGCAGGACCACTATGGTGGCGAAGCTGCTTCTGTGACCTTATCTCAATtgtatgaaaaatttaaacaaAATCCGATCAGTAAAGAGGAGCGGGAATCCAAGTTTGGTAAAGATAGAGATTGGAATGTCGACTTAATTCCTAAATTCCTGATGGCCAATGGCGAACTtacaaatattttgataCATACCGATGTGACGAGATATGTTGATTTCAAGCAAGTGTCTGGCTCCTATGTGTTTAAACAGGGCAAAATTTACAAAGTGCCAGCTAATGAAATAGAAGCTATTTCGTCACCATTAATgggaatttttgaaaaacgtagaatgaagaaattcttAGAATGGATTAGCTCTTACAAGGAAGATGATTTGTCCACTCACCAAGGTTTAGACTTAGACAAGAATACCATGGACGAAGTGTATTATAAATTCGGTTTAGGTAATTCTACTAAAGAATTTATCGGTCATGCAATGGCTTTATGGACCAATGACGACTACTTGCAACAACCTGCTAGGCCATCGTTTGAGAGAATTTTGTTGTATTGCCAAAGTGTTGCCCGTTACGGTAAGTCACCTTATTTATATCCTATGTATGGATTAGGCGAACTTCCACAGGGTTTTGCTCGTTTGTCGGCTATCTACGGTGGTACTTACATGCTAGACACTCCAATTGATGAAGTATTGTACAAAGAAGACACAGGCAAATTTGAAGGGGTCAAGACTAAACTTGGGACTTTCAAGGCCCCATTGGTTATTGCTGATCCAACTTATTTCCCTGAGAAATGTAAATCCACTGGTCAAAGAGTCATCAGAGCTATCTGCATTCTCAACCATCCAGTTCCGAACACCAGTAACGCGGATTCTCTACAAATTATTATCCCACAAAGTCAACTAGGAAGGAAAAGCGATATATACGTTGCGATTGTCTCAGATGCGCATAACGTTTGCTCCAAAGGTCATTATTTAGCCATTATTTCCACAATCATTGAAACTGATAAGCCACATATAGAATTAGAACCTGCTTTCAAGCTTCTAGGACCAATCGAGGAAAAATTCATGGGCATTGCCGAATTATTTGAACCAAGGGAAGATGGCTCTAAGGATAATATCTACTTATCCAGATCATATGACGCATCTTCCCATTTCGAATCCATGACTGATGATGTTAAAGATATTTACTTTAGGGTAACAGGCCATCCATTAGTTCTAAAACAAAGACAAGAGCAGGAGAAGCAATAG
- a CDS encoding uncharacterized protein (similar to YER137C) encodes MCKSLNKTENDIVRLSQAMDALAKLIISKQKDGSQLQVEYEHKLKELEKFINLLLGLHESTGGSVMNTSVLDKVLRNGIEILEKDDQKYALIPVKARTEGDTTHIIQGATSKKSSKKKKNKIKCSFCQQVGHTRARCGVRLTVPPGITREPSKR; translated from the coding sequence ATGTGTAAATCATTAAATAAAACtgaaaatgatattgtCAGGTTATCACAAGCTATGGATGCCCTGGCTAAGTTGATTATTTCAAAGCAAAAAGATGGATCACAGTTACAGGTTGAGTACGAGCataaattgaaagaattagaGAAATTTATTAACTTACTACTGGGCTTACATGAAAGTACTGGAGGAAGTGTGATGAACACTAGTGTTCTTGACAAAGTACTGCGGAATGGCATAGAGATCTTGGAAAAAGATGATCAAAAATATGCTCTGATACCGGTTAAAGCAAGGACAGAAGGAGATACAACACATATTATTCAGGGTGCAACCAGCAAAAAGAGtagtaaaaagaaaaagaataagatAAAGTGTTCATTTTGTCAGCAGGTTGGCCACACAAGAGCACGCTGTGGTGTGAGATTGACCGTACCGCCCGGAATAACGAGAGAACCGTCGAAGCGATAG
- the RTR1 gene encoding RNA polymerase II subunit B1 CTD phosphatase RTR1 (CTD phosphatase~similar to YER139C), whose amino-acid sequence MATIEDIKETALIPFQKHRQLSMHEAEVITLEIIGLLCDSECKDEKTLKYLGRFLTPDMYQDLVDERNLNKRCGYPLCGKSPERIRDPFSMNDTTKKFLLENNPYAYLSHYCSKFHFRCSQFYQVQLSDEALFARTGVHLFEDPEQDKHDIDFKVTLFEELLREKASEEDIKSLISGLKKLGLDPDSGNTDKKDTELEDDLSKWLAQIKIVENNNPSILGDFTKED is encoded by the coding sequence ATGGCGACGATTGAAGATATAAAGGAAACGGCGTTAATCCCCTTCCAAAAGCACAGGCAACTTTCTATGCATGAAGCAGAAGTTATAACTTTAGAGATTATAGGCCTATTATGTGATTCAGAATGTAAGGATGAGAAAACATTGAAGTATTTGGGCCGATTTCTTACACCAGATATGTATCAAGACCTAGTAGATGAGAGGAACCTAAACAAAAGATGCGGATATCCCCTTTGTGGTAAATCGCCAGAAAGGATACGTGatcctttttcaatgaatgacactactaaaaaatttttattagAAAACAATCCGTATGCATATTTATCACACTATTGCAGTAAGTTCCATTTTCGATGCTCCCAATTTTATCAAGTGCAACTATCTGATGAAGCTTTATTTGCAAGAACAGGGGTCCATTTATTTGAAGATCCTGAACAGGATAAGCACGATATAGATTTCAAAGTAACCTTGTTTGAGGAGTTGCTAAGGGAAAAGGCATCAGAGGAAGATATCAAATCATTGATATCCGGCCTTAAAAAATTAGGATTGGATCCTGATAGTGGAAATACGGATAAAAAAGATACTGAGTTGGAAGATGATTTATCGAAATGGTTAGCACAAATCAAAATTGTTGAGAATAATAATCCCAGCATTTTAGGTGATTTCACGAAGGAAGATTGA
- the EMP65 gene encoding Emp65p (similar to YER140W): protein MQHKDTAVAKDTTKKRLLRRNSAPSAIHIISQLDKKWSFLWNTIDRHSIIEEQDKRSDAKREEEREDDYELEQLLNMVRIPMFLEKFMLFALLTSLDCFLYYFTVLPIRLIKGYVKQFKSHRQHYRLQQRSGHKHKIPFRYKVTSREYKERCMIFIIVISSILLSKLDTSKLYHRIKRQSAMKLYMLFSVLEMADKMLASLGQSLLTVMLSRKNSQRILLHRCLLVSMSLIYVTIHGYVLVYQAISLNIAVNSYSNALLTLLLSMQFAEIKSSVLKKFDKEGFFQITIADVVERFKLTLLLSITGLRNLRSWTSSLSNTSINFWSPRSTLSVVINILCGPMVSVVGSEVIVDWAKHAYITKFNRIRPQIYDKFYYILYRDYSTRTHKLEDRLGLPLPASVVLFVVMVRPTLFKSPESSYLPSLFRIFFMGASVFLLALLSKFVLDLILIKWSKRIGQRFRDQALSTAVTEEEYVPGLLSGGMGKIDVATRIALHSDYNKENQIETQSASPTRKRGDPLAAGCIPPSLNEMRKQKDSKNPRSLENVARYKMVSKRIW, encoded by the coding sequence ATGCAACACAAGGACACAGCAGTAGCGAAGGacacaacaaaaaaacgTTTACTGAGAAGGAATAGTGCGCCATCAGCTATACATATAATTTCACAATTGGACAAAAAGTGGTCCTTCCTATGGAATACCATAGATAGACACAGCATTATTGAAGAGCAAGATAAAAGGAGTGATGcgaaaagagaagaagaacgaGAGGATGATTATGAGTTAGAACAATTACTGAACATGGTAAGAATACCGATGTTCCTAGAAAAGTTCATGCTGTTTGCACTCTTAACAAGCTTGGACTGTTTTTTATATTACTTTACTGTATTACCGATACGACTGATAAAAGGATATGTAAAGCAATTCAAGAGTCATCGTCAACATTATCGCCTACAACAAAGGTCCGGGCATAAGCATAAAATACCCTTTCGATATAAAGTAACTTCTAGGGAATATAAAGAGAGATGTATGATTTTTATCATCGTGATTTCGTCCATTTTGTTGAGCAAACTAGACACTTCAAAACTGTATCACAGGATAAAACGGCAAAGTGCAATGAAATTGTACATGCTATTCAGTGTGCTGGAAATGGCGGACAAAATGTTGGCAAGCTTGGGCCAAAGCTTGTTAACCGTTATGCTTTCTAGAAAAAACTCGCAACGGATATTACTGCATAGATGTTTGTTAGTGTCAATGAGCTTGATATATGTGACCATACACGGCTATGTATTGGTTTACCAGGCCATTTCACTAAACATAGCCGTGAATTCGTATTCAAATGCTCTGCTAACTTTATTACTATCTATGCAATTTGCAGAGATTAAATCATCcgttttaaaaaaattcgatAAAGAGggatttttccaaattacCATTGCAGACGTGGTAGAAAGATTCAAGTTGACCCTATTATTGTCAATAACTGGTCTTAGAAACCTCCGGTCATGGACATCCTCACTATCGAACACTAGCATCAATTTCTGGAGCCCACGTTCTACATTGTCAGTTGTCATAAATATCCTTTGCGGGCCGATGGTAAGTGTAGTAGGGAGCGAAGTAATAGTGGATTGGGCCAAGCATGCCTACATTACAAAATTCAATCGGATACGTCCACAGATATATGATAAGTTctattatatattatacAGAGATTATTCCACTAGAACGCACAAATTAGAAGATAGATTGGGATTACCTTTACCCGCGTCCGTTGTTCTTTTCGTTGTAATGGTGAGGCCAACCCTTTTCAAGTCGCCAGAGTCTTCTTACCTTCCATCACTATTCAGGATCTTCTTCATGGGGGCATCAGTGTTTTTGCTAGCATTGCTGTCAAAATTCGTGCTAGATCTTATTTTAATCAAGTGGAGCAAACGCATAGGGCAACGGTTCAGGGACCAAGCTCTCAGTACCGCCGTAACAGAGGAAGAATACGTCCCAGGTTTACTCTCGGGCGGTATGGGCAAGATCGACGTGGCTACAAGAATTGCATTACATTCTGACTATAACAAAGAGAATCAAATAGAGACACAAAGTGCATCGCCAACGCGGAAAAGAGGAGATCCTTTAGCTGCTGGATGTATTCCTCCTAGCTTAAATGAGATGAGAAAACAGAAAGACTCCAAGAACCCACGATCGCTTGAAAATGTCGCTCGCTATAAAATGGTATCGAAGAGAATATGGTAA
- the COX15 gene encoding Cox15p (Protein required for the hydroxylation of heme O to form heme A~similar to YER141W) — protein sequence MLFKNIEVGRQAAKLLTRTSSRLAWQSVTASRNMSFIRQQIKKVPAYNFRTSVSTRLFSLSSPVLRPHVASESNPIISRLKTSKNVAYWLIGTSGLVFGIVVLGGLTRLTESGLSITEWKPVTGTLPPMNQKEWEEEFIKYKESPEFKLLNSHIDLDEFKFIFFMEWIHRLWGRAIGVVFVLPAVYFAMSKKTSGHVNKRLFGLAGLLGLQGFVGWWMVKSGLDQEQLDARKSKPTVSQYRLTTHLGTAFFLYRGMLWTGLEILRECKWIKNPVQAISLFKKLDNPAIGPMRKISLALLAVSFLTAMSGGMVAGLDAGWVYNTWPKMGEHWFPSSRELMDENFCRREDKKDLWWRNLLENPVTVQLVHRTCAYVAFTSVLAAHMYAIKKKALIPRNAMTSLHVMMGVVTLQATLGILTILYLVPISLASIHQAGALALLTSSLVFASQLRKPRAPMRNMIITLPHSSKVTSGKILSEASKLASKPL from the coding sequence atgcttttcaaaaacataGAAGTAGGCAGACAGGCAGCTAAGCTGTTAACGAGGACCTCGAGCCGCTTAGCTTGGCAAAGCGTCACGGCCTCAAGAAACATGTCTTTCATTAGACAACAAATTAAGAAGGTTCCAGCATATAACTTTAGGACATCTGTGAGTACCCGTCTATTTTCTCTCTCTTCCCCTGTTTTGAGACCACATGTTGCTTCAGAATCAAACCCTATTATATCACGTTTGAAAACTTCGAAGAACGTCGCTTACTGGCTGATAGGTACCTCTGGTTTGGTATTTGGTATTGTTGTTCTTGGTGGGTTGACTAGACTAACAGAATCAGGGTTGAGTATTACTGAATGGAAACCTGTTACAGGTACGCTACCTCCTATGAACCAAAAGGAATgggaagaagaatttatCAAGTATAAAGAATCGCCAGAatttaaattattgaaCTCTCACATTGATTTGGACGAGTTtaagtttatttttttcatggaATGGATTCATAGACTGTGGGGTCGTGCTATCGGTGTCGTTTTTGTATTACCTGCAGTTTATTTTGCCATGTCTAAAAAAACTTCAGGCCATGTCAATAAGAGGTTGTTTGGTCTAGCAGGCTTATTGGGTTTACAAGGATTCGTCGGTTGGTGGATGGTGAAGTCTGGTCTTGATCAAGAGCAACTGGACgcaagaaaatcaaagcCTACCGTTTCTCAATATAGACTGACTACGCACTTGGGTACCGCCTTCTTTTTGTACAGGGGTATGCTCTGGACTGGTTTAGAGATATTGAGAGAATGTAAATGGATAAAGAATCCTGTTCAAGCCATAAGcctcttcaaaaaattggataatCCTGCAATTGGCCCAATGAGAAAGATCTCTCTAGCCTTACTGGCGGTATCTTTCCTAACCGCTATGAGTGGAGGTATGGTTGCCGGTTTAGACGCTGGTTGGGTTTACAACACTTGGCCAAAAATGGGTGAACATTGGTTCCCTAGTTCTCGTGAATTAATGGACGAAAACTTCTGCAGAAGAGAGGACAAGAAAGATTTATGGTGGAGGAATTTGCTAGAAAATCCGGTCACAGTTCAGCTGGTTCATAGAACATGTGCGTACGTTGCGTTTACATCGGTATTAGCTGCTCATATGTACGCTATCAAAAAGAAGGCGCTCATTCCAAGAAACGCGATGACCTCTTTGCATGTTATGATGGGTGTCGTTACTTTACAAGCCACCCTTGGTATTCTAACTATATTGTACCTAGTCCCAATCTCGTTAGCATCTATCCATCAAGCTGGTGCTTTGGCGTTGCTAACAAGTTCTTTGGTTTTTGCCTCTCAATTAAGGAAACCAAGAGCTCCAATGAGAAATATGATCATTACTTTGCCACATTCAAGCAAAGTAACCAGTGGGAAAATCCTAAGCGAAGCCTCTAAGCTAGCCTCAAAACCATTATAA
- the MAG1 gene encoding DNA-3-methyladenine glycosylase II (3-methyl-adenine DNA glycosylase~similar to YER142C) produces MKLKRGYDELIKADGVKEIVKELGSSSLDVALPEEYIARHEEKFNMACEYILEKDPSLFPLLKNNEFTLYLKETQVPDTLEEYFIRLASTILSQQISGLAAKSIKARVVSLYGGAFPDYKVLFEDFKDPVKSAKIAKCGLSKRKMIYLESLAAYFTERYKDVEKLFSQEDNDEEVINSLVTNVKGIGPWSAKMFLISGLKRMDVFAPEDLGIARGFSKYLSDKPELEKELMRERKVVKKSKIKHKKYNWKIYDDDVMEKCSEIFAPYRSVFMFILWRLSSTDTEAMMKAEKDFVKS; encoded by the coding sequence ATGAAACTAAAAAGAGGGTACGATGAGCTAATAAAAGCGGACGGCGTCAAGGAAATAGTGAAGGAATTAGGATCCTCATCTCTAGACGTTGCTCTTCCTGAGGAATATATTGCTAGAcatgaagaaaagttcaATATGGCTTGCGAATACATTTTGGAGAAAGATCCATCCCTTTTTCCCTTACTTAAAAATAACGAATTTACGCTGTACTTAAAGGAGACTCAAGTCCCTGATACACTTGAGGAATATTTTATCAGGCTTGCAAGTACAATTTTGTCTCAACAGATTAGTGGTCTAGCAGCCAAAAGTATCAAGGCAAGGGTTGTAAGTCTCTATGGTGGTGCATTTCCAGACTATAAAGTGCTATTCGAAGACTTCAAAGATCCAGTAAAAAGTGCAAAGATTGCAAAATGTGGACTgagtaaaagaaaaatgatatATCTGGAATCTCTTGCCGCCTACTTTACTGAAAGATATAAGGATGTCGAAAAGCTTTTCAGTCAAGAAGATAACGATGAAGAAGTGATTAACAGCTTAGTTACGAATGTGAAGGGAATAGGTCCATGGAGCGCTAAAATGTTCTTGATTTCCGGACTGAAACGAATGGATGTGTTTGCTCCTGAAGATCTGGGTATCGCTAGaggtttttcaaaatatctttcAGATAAACCAGAACTGGAAAAAGAACTAATGCGTGAAAGGAAAGTAGTAAAAAAGAGTAAGataaaacataaaaaatacaattgGAAGATATATGACGATGATGTAATGGAGAAATGCTCTGAAATATTTGCTCCTTATAGGTCTGTGTTCATGTTCATACTTTGGAGACTTTCGAGCACGGATACGGAAGCCATGATGAAGGCAGAAAAGGATTTTGTGAAGTCTTAA
- the DDI1 gene encoding Ddi1p (DNA damage-inducible v-SNARE binding protein~similar to YER143W), whose product MDLTISNELSGEIYGPIEVSEDMALTDLIALLQADCGFDRTKHDLYFNMNILDSNKTQSLKELGLKTDDLLLIRGKISNSIQTDATILSDDAFIEQFRQELLNNQMLRSQLISQIPALNDLVNDPQLFKERLGPLILQRRYGGYNTAMNPFGIPQNEYNKLMANPDDPNNKKRIAELVDQQAIDEQLRNAIEYTPEMFTQVPMLYINIEINNYPVKAFVDTGAQTTIMSTRLAKKTGLSRMIDKRFIGEARGVGTGKIIGRIHQAQVKIETQYIPCSFTVLDTDIDVLIGLDMLKRHLACVDLKENVLKIAEVETSFLSEAEIPKSFQEGLPAPTSVTTSSDKPLEPTKTSSSLTPQPGAVPALAPRTGMGPTSTGRSAAGVTTAATRTFTEQTIKQLMDLGFTRDAVVKALKQTNGNAEFAASLLFQ is encoded by the coding sequence ATGGATttaacaatttcaaacGAACTTAGTGGCGAAATATACGGCCCGATTGAAGTCAGTGAAGACATGGCTTTAACTGATCTAATAGCGTTACTCCAAGCAGATTGCGGTTTTGACAGAACAAAGCACGACCTATACTTTAATATGAATATTCTAGATTCAAACAAAACTCAGtcattaaaagaattagGGCTCAAAACTGACGACTTGCTATTGATCAGAGGTAAGATTTCTAATTCCATTCAAACAGATGCCACTATTTTGTCCGACGATGCATTCATAGAGCAATTCAGACAAGAGTTACTAAATAATCAAATGCTTAGATCACAACTGATTTCGCAAATCCCTGCATTGAATGATTTAGTAAATGACCCACAGTTGTTCAAGGAAAGATTGGGCCCACTTATTTTACAAAGACGTTATGGTGGCTATAACACCGCGATGAATCCGTTTGGCATCCCCcaaaatgaatataataAGCTAATGGCCAACCCTGATGATCCTaacaacaagaagagaatCGCAGAGCTCGTAGACCAACAAGCAATCGATGAACAGTTGCGCAATGCTATCGAATATACACCTGAAATGTTTACCCAAGTCCCTATGCTTTACATCAATATCGAAATAAACAACTACCCCGTCAAAGCATTTGTGGATACCGGTGCGCAAACAACGATTATGTCCACTAGATTAGCGAAGAAAACTGGTTTATCGAGAATGATTGACAAGAGATTTATTGGAGAAGCTCGCGGTGTAGGAACCGGCAAAATTATTGGGAGGATTCACCAGGCCCAAGTTAAAATAGAAACGCAATATATTCCATGCAGTTTTACCGTCCTGGATACTGACATCGATGTTTTGATAGGATTAGACATGCTGAAAAGACACTTGGCTTGTGTGGACTTGAAAGAAAACGTTCTTAAAATAGCAGAAGTCGAAACAAGTTTTTTGAGTGAAGCGGAAATAccaaaaagttttcaagAAGGACTGCCAGCACCAACGTCAGTTACAACCTCATCCGATAAGCCACTGGAACCCACCAAGACTAGTTCAAGTCTAACACCACAACCTGGAGCTGTTCCGGCGCTTGCTCCAAGGACAGGCATGGGACCAACATCCACAGGAAGAAGCGCAGCCGGTGTTACAACAGCAGCCACGAGAACGTTCACCGAACAAACAATCAAGCAGCTTATGGATTTAGGATTCACCAGGGATGCTGTTGTTAAGGCTCTTAAGCAGACTAACGGAAATGCAGAATTTGCTGCATCGCTTCTCTTTCAGTGA